One Streptomyces mobaraensis NBRC 13819 = DSM 40847 DNA segment encodes these proteins:
- a CDS encoding NUDIX hydrolase, whose translation MDDWLKDSADVEASWVTVDLAIFTLRDGGLRVLLIERGVEPFLGWPALPGGYVQKTETLRQGALRELREEAGIDGSRLHLEQLGAYGDPGRDPRGRVVTVAYLALGPDLPLPVGGTDATHAYWAPVRQSDAPTPDLAFDHSVILADALEEIRRKLEYTAVATVFCGESFTLSELRTVYEVIWGQCLDPSNFRRKVLKIEGFVEPTGERRLPPTGRPAALYRRGSAWLLSTPLLRGTGQSV comes from the coding sequence GTGGATGACTGGCTGAAGGACTCCGCTGATGTCGAGGCGTCGTGGGTGACTGTGGACTTGGCCATCTTCACCCTCAGGGACGGTGGGTTGCGGGTACTCCTGATCGAGCGCGGAGTGGAGCCCTTCCTCGGGTGGCCGGCCCTACCCGGCGGCTACGTTCAGAAGACGGAGACCCTGCGGCAGGGTGCGTTGCGTGAACTGCGGGAGGAGGCCGGGATCGACGGCAGTCGGCTCCACCTGGAGCAGCTCGGTGCGTATGGGGACCCAGGGCGCGATCCCAGGGGAAGAGTGGTCACCGTCGCCTACCTCGCCCTGGGGCCGGATCTGCCTCTTCCGGTGGGCGGTACCGATGCCACGCACGCCTACTGGGCCCCTGTCCGCCAATCCGACGCACCCACGCCCGACCTGGCGTTCGATCACTCGGTCATTCTCGCGGATGCCTTGGAGGAGATTCGGAGGAAGCTCGAGTACACGGCTGTCGCCACGGTCTTCTGCGGGGAGTCGTTCACTCTCAGCGAGTTGCGCACGGTATACGAAGTGATCTGGGGGCAGTGCCTGGATCCAAGCAACTTTCGTCGCAAAGTGCTCAAGATCGAGGGGTTCGTGGAGCCCACGGGGGAACGGCGGCTGCCACCGACCGGCCGCCCGGCCGCCCTCTACCGCCGAGGTAGCGCGTGGTTGCTGAGCACGCCGTTGCTGCGCGGTACCGGGCAGTCTGTGTAG
- a CDS encoding AzlD domain-containing protein: MTILWTILALALGTYLLRLCGPLLHNRFEPSGRVRVALSASAAVLLCAMAAVSALTAGHGFAGWARPAGVLVGAVLALRKVSFLIAVVAAAATTAALRLLGVS; this comes from the coding sequence ATGACGATCCTCTGGACCATCCTGGCCCTCGCCCTCGGCACCTACCTCCTCCGCCTCTGCGGCCCCCTCCTGCACAACCGGTTCGAGCCGTCCGGGCGCGTCCGCGTGGCGCTGTCGGCCTCCGCGGCCGTCCTGCTCTGTGCCATGGCGGCCGTGTCGGCGCTGACGGCCGGTCATGGCTTCGCGGGCTGGGCGCGTCCCGCCGGTGTCCTCGTCGGCGCCGTGCTGGCGCTCCGGAAGGTCTCGTTCCTGATCGCGGTGGTGGCAGCGGCGGCCACGACCGCGGCGCTCCGGTTGCTCGGGGTGAGTTGA
- a CDS encoding cell division protein SepF: MNRSEATDEQWEGLAEVVPLRGHHTWPSWSNHRSLPEEEPETEPNQRRLVVLRVQIFADAREVAEHLINGTPVLLDLTSADTDVAKRILDFSSGVVFGLGSGMHRVDTNVFLLAPEGTEVASTYSDRRKNDRLKRFG; encoded by the coding sequence GTGAACAGGTCAGAGGCCACCGACGAGCAGTGGGAGGGGCTGGCCGAGGTCGTGCCCTTGCGCGGTCATCACACCTGGCCGTCCTGGTCCAACCACCGGTCGCTCCCCGAGGAGGAGCCGGAGACGGAACCGAACCAGCGGAGGCTCGTGGTCCTCCGGGTGCAGATCTTCGCGGACGCCCGCGAGGTGGCGGAGCACCTGATCAACGGCACGCCGGTGCTTCTCGACCTCACCAGCGCGGACACGGACGTCGCCAAACGCATCCTCGACTTCTCCAGCGGCGTCGTGTTCGGGCTTGGCAGCGGCATGCACCGCGTCGACACCAATGTCTTCCTGCTGGCGCCCGAGGGTACCGAGGTCGCCTCGACGTACTCCGATCGTAGGAAGAACGACAGGCTGAAACGGTTTGGCTGA
- a CDS encoding NB-ARC domain-containing protein, translated as MADDTYNSVDGQAQLGAVVQARDIGAVHHHVHAAPPPPPAVPFQLPPAVAHFEDRREEQERILRELEGRSGGGGGPLVVALTGIGGVGKTALGFHVARRISDRFPDGVLYVDLDDLRRDGVVEVADALGELLSGLGVAPAWLHRSFAGRSKQYWTLTRGKRLLVVVDNARLGNEVLPLLPSSGDGLVIATSQGRLHDLDGVAALEVPMRPLAVEDAVRLLRHIVDDARLAEEPDAVVELARGCGGLPAALHVAGRWIRSHRRRSLSRLVAELSAELHEKGIPMVEAVWDAAYAGLGPEAARLYRLLPEFPAPVVTVPAAAALLGEDVPPAEDALDELEGAGLLESRPEGPRIHDLLRGHAERRSREEDPAGGGRQGARERLVRWYRRQASRADLLAAGPRMTFAEPGPDLPGVPDVEFGGKAEALRWLESQRLALYGCVRIAYECGMDEDAWALCEPLWTHFLDHPHYADITDAFGRGLAAAQRLEHLPATIRMRCQLARPLWEQERYEEAAEQLRHAVSAAGALGESEKERKLKASVVEFRGKLASVQGDWASAVADFESARRQHEAIGNAYGVLLQTHLLGCAALGAGEYGRAVELLTDAHRMAVEQDRVRMTARTGFELGRALRRAGRPAEAVALVRAALDNARERGATSDEARVLEELARLADEMGETEAAEGHRAAARLLAERCGGLPGADGGA; from the coding sequence GTGGCCGACGATACGTACAACAGCGTGGACGGGCAGGCGCAGCTGGGCGCGGTCGTGCAAGCGCGGGACATCGGTGCGGTGCATCATCATGTGCACGCCGCCCCGCCGCCGCCCCCGGCCGTTCCCTTTCAGCTGCCGCCCGCCGTCGCGCACTTTGAGGACCGGCGGGAGGAGCAGGAGCGCATCCTGCGGGAGCTGGAGGGGCGTTCGGGCGGTGGTGGCGGTCCGTTGGTCGTCGCGCTGACGGGGATCGGCGGGGTGGGGAAGACGGCGCTGGGGTTTCACGTCGCCCGGCGGATCAGTGACCGGTTTCCGGACGGGGTGCTGTACGTCGACCTGGACGATCTGCGGCGGGACGGGGTGGTCGAGGTCGCCGACGCTTTGGGCGAGCTGCTGTCCGGGCTCGGTGTCGCTCCCGCGTGGCTGCACCGGTCGTTCGCCGGGCGTTCGAAGCAGTACTGGACGCTGACGCGGGGCAAGCGTCTTCTCGTGGTGGTCGACAACGCGCGGCTCGGCAACGAGGTCCTGCCACTGCTCCCGTCGTCCGGTGACGGTCTGGTGATCGCGACGAGCCAGGGGAGGTTGCACGATCTCGACGGTGTGGCCGCGCTGGAGGTGCCGATGAGACCGCTGGCGGTCGAGGACGCGGTGCGGTTGCTGCGGCACATCGTCGACGACGCGCGGCTGGCGGAGGAGCCGGACGCCGTCGTCGAGTTGGCCCGCGGGTGCGGCGGGCTGCCGGCGGCGCTGCACGTGGCCGGCCGGTGGATCCGCAGCCACCGGCGGCGGAGCCTGTCCCGGCTGGTCGCGGAGCTCTCGGCGGAGTTGCACGAGAAGGGCATCCCGATGGTCGAGGCGGTGTGGGACGCGGCGTACGCGGGGCTCGGGCCGGAGGCGGCACGGCTGTACCGGCTGCTGCCGGAGTTTCCCGCTCCGGTCGTCACGGTTCCGGCCGCCGCGGCCCTGCTGGGCGAGGACGTGCCGCCGGCCGAGGACGCGCTGGACGAACTCGAGGGCGCCGGGCTCCTGGAGAGCCGGCCCGAAGGCCCGCGGATCCACGACCTGCTGCGCGGGCACGCCGAACGCCGTTCCCGCGAGGAGGACCCCGCCGGGGGCGGCCGGCAGGGCGCCCGGGAACGGCTCGTCCGCTGGTACCGGCGTCAGGCGAGCCGTGCCGACCTGCTGGCGGCGGGCCCGCGCATGACGTTCGCCGAACCTGGTCCGGACCTACCCGGCGTCCCCGATGTCGAGTTCGGCGGGAAGGCGGAGGCGCTGCGGTGGCTGGAGTCCCAGCGGCTCGCCCTGTACGGCTGTGTCCGGATCGCCTACGAGTGCGGCATGGACGAGGACGCGTGGGCCTTGTGTGAGCCGCTGTGGACACATTTCCTCGACCATCCGCACTACGCGGACATCACCGACGCCTTCGGCCGCGGGCTGGCCGCCGCACAGCGTCTCGAACACCTGCCGGCGACGATCCGCATGCGCTGCCAACTCGCCCGGCCACTATGGGAGCAGGAGCGGTACGAGGAGGCCGCCGAACAGTTGCGGCACGCGGTGAGCGCCGCCGGGGCCCTCGGCGAATCGGAGAAGGAGCGGAAACTCAAGGCGTCCGTGGTGGAGTTCCGCGGCAAGCTGGCGTCCGTCCAGGGCGACTGGGCGTCCGCCGTCGCCGACTTCGAGAGCGCCAGGAGGCAGCACGAGGCGATCGGGAACGCGTACGGCGTGCTGCTCCAGACACACCTCCTCGGGTGCGCCGCCCTCGGCGCGGGTGAGTACGGGCGGGCTGTCGAACTGCTCACGGACGCGCACCGCATGGCCGTCGAGCAGGACCGTGTGCGGATGACGGCGCGCACCGGTTTCGAACTCGGCCGGGCCCTGCGCCGCGCCGGGCGCCCGGCGGAGGCGGTCGCGCTGGTCCGGGCCGCCTTGGACAACGCCAGGGAACGCGGGGCCACCAGTGACGAAGCGCGCGTCCTGGAAGAGCTCGCCCGGCTCGCCGACGAGATGGGGGAGACGGAGGCGGCCGAAGGTCACCGGGCGGCGGCGCGGCTGCTGGCCGAGCGGTGTGGCGGCCTGCCGGGTGCCGACGGCGGTGCGTAA
- a CDS encoding AzlC family ABC transporter permease, giving the protein MLRNIGAVTAAMGVVGASFGAIAVSAGQPAWVPVIMSLAVFAGGAQFATLDIVLGGGGAVAAVAAGLLLNARLLVYGLTVADVLALRRPARLLGSHLLADQAVAFAGAERDPVRRRAAYFVCGGALFVTWNVGTLLGALAGRAVGDAHALGLDAAEPMVLLALVLPALRETGPRRAALAGAAVALAVVPFLPNGVPVLLALLGLPAALWGVPAAGRNATPVRSAAPARAVPQPQRPPENPGNPGSPQAPHVPHVQISTDPSAGDLS; this is encoded by the coding sequence GTGCTGCGGAACATCGGGGCGGTGACGGCGGCGATGGGCGTGGTCGGCGCGTCCTTCGGCGCCATCGCCGTCTCCGCCGGTCAGCCCGCCTGGGTACCGGTGATCATGTCCCTGGCGGTGTTCGCCGGCGGGGCGCAGTTCGCCACGCTCGACATCGTGCTGGGCGGCGGCGGGGCCGTCGCCGCGGTGGCCGCCGGACTCCTGCTCAACGCGCGCCTGCTCGTCTATGGCCTGACGGTCGCCGACGTCCTGGCGTTGCGCCGGCCCGCCCGCCTGCTCGGCAGCCACCTGTTGGCCGACCAGGCGGTCGCGTTCGCCGGCGCCGAACGCGACCCCGTACGGCGCCGGGCCGCCTACTTCGTCTGCGGTGGCGCCCTGTTCGTCACCTGGAACGTGGGCACCCTCCTCGGCGCCCTGGCCGGACGAGCGGTGGGCGACGCGCACGCCCTGGGGCTCGACGCCGCCGAGCCCATGGTCCTGCTGGCCCTGGTACTCCCCGCGCTGCGGGAAACCGGTCCGCGCCGGGCCGCGTTGGCGGGAGCCGCCGTGGCGCTGGCCGTCGTGCCCTTCCTGCCGAACGGAGTACCGGTGCTGCTGGCCCTCCTGGGGCTGCCGGCGGCGCTGTGGGGGGTGCCGGCAGCGGGCCGGAACGCGACGCCCGTCCGGAGCGCGGCACCCGCACGGGCCGTCCCGCAGCCCCAACGGCCCCCAGAGAACCCAGGAAATCCAGGGAGCCCACAGGCACCGCACGTCCCGCACGTCCAGATATCCACCGACCCGTCGGCAGGCGACCTCTCATGA
- the mmuM gene encoding homocysteine S-methyltransferase codes for MTPPRTPLATALAREPLVLDGGLSNQLQAQGCDLSDALWSARLLADGPEQIERAHAAYVRAGARVLITAGYQATFEGFARRGVGREETAGLLRRSVALARRAAAEGEREVWVAASVGPYGAMLADGSEYRGRYGLGVAELERFHRPRIEVLAEAGPDVLALETVPDADEGRALLRAVRGCGVPVWLSYSCAGGRTRAGQPLAEAFALAAGNDQVVAVGVNCCEPGEVEDAVRVAARVTGKPVVVYPNSGEGWDDEARRWRGRPAFDAGRADAWVAAGARLVGGCCCVGPERIAELAARMEGRG; via the coding sequence ATGACCCCACCCCGTACACCGCTCGCCACCGCGCTCGCACGCGAGCCGCTCGTTCTCGACGGCGGGCTGTCCAACCAACTGCAGGCACAGGGCTGCGACCTGTCCGACGCGCTCTGGTCGGCCCGGCTGCTGGCGGACGGGCCGGAGCAGATCGAGCGGGCGCACGCGGCCTATGTACGGGCGGGGGCGCGGGTGCTCATCACCGCCGGCTACCAGGCCACCTTCGAAGGGTTCGCCCGGCGGGGCGTCGGCCGGGAGGAGACGGCCGGGCTGCTGCGGCGCAGCGTCGCGCTGGCGCGGCGGGCGGCGGCCGAAGGGGAGCGGGAGGTGTGGGTCGCCGCGTCCGTCGGCCCGTACGGGGCGATGCTCGCGGACGGCAGTGAGTACCGGGGGCGGTACGGGCTGGGGGTGGCGGAGCTGGAGCGCTTCCACCGGCCGCGGATCGAGGTGCTGGCCGAGGCCGGGCCGGACGTCCTGGCGCTGGAGACGGTGCCGGACGCCGACGAGGGGCGGGCGCTGCTGCGGGCCGTGCGCGGGTGCGGGGTGCCGGTCTGGCTGTCGTACAGCTGCGCCGGCGGACGGACCCGGGCCGGGCAGCCGCTGGCGGAGGCGTTCGCGCTCGCCGCGGGGAACGACCAGGTCGTCGCCGTGGGCGTCAACTGCTGTGAACCGGGCGAGGTGGAGGACGCCGTGCGGGTCGCGGCACGAGTGACCGGCAAGCCGGTCGTGGTGTATCCGAACAGCGGGGAGGGATGGGATGACGAGGCACGGCGGTGGCGCGGGCGGCCCGCCTTCGACGCCGGGCGGGCGGACGCCTGGGTGGCCGCGGGAGCGCGGCTCGTCGGTGGCTGCTGCTGCGTCGGGCCGGAGCGAATCGCGGAGCTGGCCGCCCGGATGGAGGGGCGGGGCTGA
- a CDS encoding helix-turn-helix domain-containing protein has translation MDRYSEHGGERTPEGRPARAARPPLARIAASIRTERDHVGLSLSELAKRAGIAKSTLSQLESGTGNPSVETLWALSVALDVPFSRLVDPPRPRVTVLRLGEGAAVPSEHADYTATLLASCPPHARRDLYVLQVEPGALKASDSHAPGTTEHAVVASGRALIGPSDEPLELGPGDYISYPGDAPHICQALEPGTVIVLAMEHT, from the coding sequence GTGGACCGCTATAGCGAACACGGTGGCGAGCGGACGCCGGAGGGACGGCCGGCGCGAGCCGCCCGCCCGCCGCTCGCCCGCATCGCCGCCTCGATCCGGACGGAACGCGACCACGTCGGCTTGTCGCTGTCGGAGCTGGCCAAGCGGGCCGGCATCGCCAAGTCCACGCTGTCGCAACTGGAGTCGGGCACGGGCAACCCGAGCGTGGAGACGCTGTGGGCGCTCAGCGTGGCCCTGGACGTTCCGTTCAGCAGACTGGTCGATCCGCCCCGGCCCCGGGTGACGGTGCTCCGCCTCGGCGAGGGCGCCGCCGTCCCGTCGGAGCACGCGGATTACACCGCGACCCTCCTGGCCTCGTGCCCGCCTCACGCCCGTCGCGACCTCTACGTGCTCCAGGTGGAACCGGGCGCCCTCAAGGCGTCGGACTCCCATGCCCCCGGGACGACGGAGCACGCCGTGGTCGCGTCAGGGAGGGCGCTGATCGGCCCCAGCGACGAGCCGCTGGAGCTCGGACCCGGCGACTACATCAGCTATCCGGGCGACGCCCCGCACATCTGCCAGGCCCTGGAGCCCGGCACGGTCATCGTGTTGGCCATGGAGCACACCTGA
- a CDS encoding nucleotide pyrophosphohydrolase — protein sequence MTEHHGSDRDLDALRRRLADFAAARDWQPFHTPKNLAAALSVEASELLEIFQWLTPEESTRVMADAGTAERVKDEVADVLAYLLQFCDVLGLDVLAALSDKIERNERRFPVAGARSNDRQGSPDRHSPE from the coding sequence ATGACCGAGCACCACGGGTCCGACCGGGACCTCGACGCCCTGCGGCGCCGGCTGGCGGACTTCGCCGCCGCGCGCGACTGGCAGCCCTTCCACACCCCCAAGAACCTCGCGGCGGCGCTCAGCGTCGAGGCGTCCGAACTTCTGGAGATCTTCCAGTGGCTGACGCCCGAGGAGTCCACGCGCGTGATGGCCGACGCGGGCACGGCGGAGCGGGTGAAGGACGAGGTCGCGGACGTGCTCGCCTATCTCTTGCAGTTCTGCGACGTGTTGGGGCTCGACGTCCTGGCCGCGCTCTCCGACAAGATCGAAAGGAACGAGCGGCGGTTTCCGGTAGCGGGGGCGCGGTCGAACGACCGTCAGGGTTCGCCGGATCGTCACTCTCCGGAGTGA
- a CDS encoding DUF6099 family protein, with product MDALRLIEATRLALAEARTMQDIVAEAWQTQALAQAVGGHLAAHGPFEARAAACGLSEAGGRASGALRQVALRSGGLRAARLSAVRDPWGVLTGLAALLGDVGIALVGVACACEEDGLYWQCIEAIDAADETGDRVGGLLRRLALRERGGAA from the coding sequence ATGGACGCACTGCGGTTGATCGAGGCCACCCGGCTCGCCCTGGCCGAAGCCAGGACGATGCAGGACATCGTCGCCGAGGCATGGCAGACCCAAGCCTTGGCCCAGGCTGTGGGTGGTCACCTGGCCGCGCACGGCCCCTTCGAGGCGCGGGCCGCGGCGTGCGGGCTGAGCGAGGCCGGCGGCCGGGCCTCCGGAGCGCTGCGGCAGGTCGCCCTGCGCTCCGGAGGCTTACGCGCGGCGCGGCTCTCGGCCGTCCGCGACCCCTGGGGGGTGTTGACGGGCCTCGCCGCGCTCCTCGGTGACGTGGGTATCGCCCTGGTCGGCGTGGCCTGTGCCTGCGAGGAGGACGGCCTCTACTGGCAGTGCATCGAGGCGATAGACGCGGCCGACGAGACCGGGGACCGGGTGGGCGGGCTGCTGAGACGGCTCGCCCTGCGGGAGAGAGGGGGTGCCGCGTGA
- a CDS encoding class I SAM-dependent RNA methyltransferase has translation MQTEPTKSLVGEEYEVEVGPVAHGGHCVARTETGRVLFVRHTLPGERVIARITEGEETSRFLRADAVEVLEPSKDRVPAPCPFSGPGKCGGCDWQHVKPGAQRRLKGEVIAEQLRRLAGLTPEEAGWDGTVAPAEGDKVPAGQVPAWRTRVQYAIDAEGHAGLRKHRSHDVQPIDHCLIAAPGVSELGIEKREWPQIASVDAIAASGSADRQVVLTPKPGGRLPIVELDKPVSVLRVGEKDQRIHRVHGRPFVRERADGRTYRVGEGGFWQVHPQAADTLVKAVMQGLMPRKGDMALDLYCGVGLFAGALAERVGDKGAVLGIESSKRAVEDARHNLQDLDRVRIEQGKVEDVLPRTRIDSADIIVLDPPRAGAGRATVRHLAGLGARRIAYVACDPAALARDLKYFEEEGYRPAMLRAFDLFPVTHHVECVAILKRVG, from the coding sequence ATGCAGACGGAACCGACGAAGTCGCTGGTCGGCGAGGAGTACGAGGTCGAGGTCGGCCCGGTCGCCCACGGCGGCCACTGCGTCGCCCGGACGGAGACGGGCCGCGTCCTGTTCGTCCGCCACACCCTCCCCGGTGAGCGCGTGATCGCCCGGATCACCGAGGGCGAGGAGACCTCCCGCTTCCTGCGCGCGGACGCCGTCGAGGTCCTGGAGCCGTCGAAGGACCGCGTCCCGGCCCCCTGCCCCTTCTCCGGCCCGGGCAAGTGCGGCGGCTGCGACTGGCAGCACGTCAAGCCGGGCGCCCAGCGCCGCCTCAAGGGCGAGGTCATCGCCGAACAGCTCCGGCGCCTCGCGGGCCTGACGCCCGAGGAGGCCGGCTGGGACGGCACGGTGGCGCCAGCCGAGGGCGACAAGGTCCCCGCCGGCCAGGTCCCCGCCTGGCGCACCCGCGTCCAGTACGCGATCGACGCCGAGGGCCACGCCGGCCTCCGCAAGCACCGCTCGCACGACGTCCAGCCCATCGACCACTGCCTGATCGCGGCCCCGGGCGTGAGCGAGCTGGGCATCGAGAAGCGCGAGTGGCCGCAGATCGCCTCGGTCGACGCCATCGCCGCCTCCGGCTCCGCGGACCGCCAGGTCGTCCTCACCCCGAAGCCGGGCGGCCGCCTCCCGATCGTCGAACTCGACAAGCCGGTCTCGGTGCTGCGCGTGGGGGAGAAGGACCAGCGCATCCACCGCGTCCACGGCCGCCCCTTCGTCCGCGAACGCGCGGACGGCCGCACCTACCGCGTCGGCGAGGGCGGCTTCTGGCAGGTCCACCCCCAGGCCGCCGACACCCTCGTCAAGGCCGTCATGCAGGGCCTCATGCCGCGCAAGGGCGACATGGCCCTGGACCTCTACTGCGGCGTCGGCCTCTTCGCCGGCGCCCTCGCCGAGCGCGTCGGCGACAAGGGCGCCGTCCTCGGCATCGAATCCTCCAAGCGCGCCGTCGAGGACGCCCGCCACAACCTCCAGGACCTCGACCGCGTCCGCATCGAACAGGGCAAGGTGGAGGACGTCCTCCCGCGCACCCGCATCGACAGCGCCGACATCATCGTCCTCGACCCCCCGCGCGCCGGCGCCGGCCGCGCCACGGTCCGCCACCTGGCCGGCCTGGGCGCCCGCCGCATCGCCTACGTCGCCTGCGACCCGGCCGCCCTCGCCCGCGACCTGAAGTACTTCGAGGAGGAGGGCTACCGGCCGGCGATGCTGCGGGCGTTCGACCTGTTCCCGGTGACGCACCATGTGGAGTGCGTGGCGATCCTGAAGCGGGTGGGGTAG
- a CDS encoding AAA family ATPase — MSVASHGPVAETRDARGAGPAAAQRPRRPVVTELRLSAFKSHRNATFALGPLTLFRGASGSGKSSVLQAYEVLARLAGGDGLAEALAPVAGGAPACVPHRARPDAQGRRGFRIGCTVDGPVGPVHLDLAVQAEPEVRVVGERLTGAGRTLLTTALRDPGLPTVEAAWHTAGAVPVTRAPLPDDRLGTSLLPLRVAGKTAGQRLVLDAAEQTVVALRSVFPCDPRPELMRMPVAARDGRLRSACDNVAAVLGRTASECSIRHAALVKAADAGCRGRVAGVEARRLDGGFVRAVLERGAEAATALERLGDGELRYLALCLVLLTGPEVLAVEPAAEVLSALQTLTVLADGLDRCLDPCQSRELMELAARMCERGHIRLVGTVGREMAEVASGLPGVSMVDLEA, encoded by the coding sequence ATGTCCGTCGCATCCCACGGCCCGGTCGCGGAGACGCGTGACGCGCGCGGCGCCGGGCCCGCCGCCGCGCAGCGGCCCCGGCGTCCCGTCGTCACCGAACTGCGGCTCTCCGCCTTCAAGTCGCACCGCAACGCCACCTTCGCGCTGGGCCCGCTGACCCTGTTCCGGGGTGCCAGCGGGAGCGGGAAGTCCAGCGTGCTCCAGGCGTACGAGGTGCTGGCCCGGCTGGCGGGAGGTGACGGGCTGGCGGAGGCCCTGGCGCCGGTGGCGGGCGGGGCTCCGGCCTGCGTTCCGCACCGGGCCCGCCCGGACGCGCAGGGGAGGCGAGGGTTCCGGATCGGCTGCACGGTCGACGGGCCCGTCGGCCCGGTCCACCTGGATCTGGCCGTCCAGGCCGAACCGGAGGTCCGAGTGGTCGGTGAGCGGTTGACGGGCGCCGGGCGGACGCTGTTGACCACGGCGCTGCGCGACCCCGGGCTGCCGACGGTGGAGGCGGCGTGGCACACCGCCGGCGCGGTCCCGGTCACCCGGGCGCCCCTGCCGGACGACCGGCTTGGCACCTCGCTGCTGCCGCTGCGGGTGGCGGGGAAGACGGCGGGGCAGCGGCTGGTGCTCGACGCGGCGGAGCAGACCGTCGTCGCCCTGCGTTCCGTCTTCCCCTGTGATCCCCGGCCCGAGTTGATGCGGATGCCCGTCGCCGCGCGGGACGGCCGGCTCCGGAGCGCCTGTGACAACGTTGCCGCCGTGCTGGGCCGTACCGCGAGCGAGTGCTCGATCCGGCACGCGGCCCTGGTGAAGGCGGCGGACGCGGGCTGCCGCGGCCGGGTGGCGGGGGTGGAGGCGCGGAGGCTGGACGGCGGCTTCGTCCGGGCCGTCCTGGAGCGGGGTGCGGAGGCCGCGACCGCGCTGGAACGGCTCGGGGACGGTGAACTGCGGTACCTGGCCCTGTGCTTGGTGTTGCTGACGGGGCCGGAGGTGCTCGCGGTGGAGCCGGCCGCCGAGGTGCTGTCCGCCCTGCAGACGCTCACCGTGCTGGCGGACGGTTTGGACCGGTGCCTCGATCCTTGCCAGTCACGGGAGTTGATGGAACTCGCGGCGCGCATGTGCGAGCGGGGGCACATCAGGCTGGTGGGAACGGTGGGGCGGGAGATGGCAGAGGTGGCGTCGGGGCTGCCGGGGGTCTCGATGGTAGACCTGGAGGCATGA
- a CDS encoding LLM class F420-dependent oxidoreductase, whose protein sequence is MDLRIFTEPQQGASYDTLLTVAKATEDLGFDAFFRSDHYLAMGSSDGLPGPTDAWITLAGLARETRRIRLGTLMTAGTFRLPGVLAIQVAQVDRMSGGRVELGLGAGWYEAEHTAYGIPFPKEKFGRLEEQLAIVTGLWETEVGATFDFEGKYYRLADSPALPKPAQPKVPVLIGGLGASRTPRLAARYADEFNVPFASVADSERQFGRVRAAAEEAGRKPDDLVYSNALVVCVGKDDAEVARRAAAIGREVEELKANGLAGSPAEVVDKIGRYAEIGASRVYLQILDLDDLDHLELISAEVQAQLG, encoded by the coding sequence ATGGACCTGCGCATTTTCACCGAGCCCCAGCAGGGGGCGAGCTACGACACCCTCCTCACCGTCGCCAAGGCCACCGAAGACCTCGGCTTCGACGCCTTCTTCCGATCCGACCACTATTTGGCCATGGGTTCCTCCGACGGCCTGCCCGGGCCCACCGACGCCTGGATCACCCTGGCCGGGCTGGCCCGGGAGACCAGGCGGATCCGGCTCGGGACGCTCATGACCGCGGGCACCTTCCGGCTGCCGGGCGTGCTGGCCATCCAGGTGGCGCAGGTGGACCGGATGTCGGGCGGCCGCGTCGAGCTGGGTCTGGGCGCGGGCTGGTACGAGGCGGAGCACACGGCGTACGGCATCCCCTTCCCCAAGGAGAAGTTCGGGCGCCTGGAGGAACAGCTGGCGATCGTCACGGGACTGTGGGAAACGGAGGTGGGCGCGACGTTCGATTTCGAGGGTAAATACTACCGGCTGGCCGACTCGCCGGCCCTGCCCAAGCCCGCACAGCCCAAGGTGCCGGTGCTGATCGGCGGCCTGGGGGCGTCCCGGACGCCGCGGCTCGCCGCCCGCTACGCCGACGAGTTCAACGTCCCCTTCGCGTCCGTGGCGGACAGCGAGCGGCAGTTCGGCCGGGTGCGGGCGGCCGCCGAGGAGGCGGGACGCAAGCCGGACGACCTGGTGTACTCCAACGCCCTGGTGGTGTGCGTGGGCAAGGACGACGCCGAGGTGGCGCGGCGGGCGGCGGCCATCGGGCGGGAGGTCGAGGAGCTCAAGGCCAATGGTCTGGCGGGCTCGCCGGCCGAGGTGGTCGACAAGATCGGCCGGTACGCGGAGATCGGGGCGTCCCGGGTCTACCTCCAGATCCTGGACCTGGACGACCTCGACCACCTGGAACTGATCTCCGCCGAGGTCCAGGCACAGCTGGGCTGA